Proteins from a genomic interval of Zingiber officinale cultivar Zhangliang chromosome 1B, Zo_v1.1, whole genome shotgun sequence:
- the LOC121991476 gene encoding transcription factor bHLH77-like: MFRGGPEQMLDLNWNQGVEPTGGRLVNTSADPVAFHKLVGGELAGGDAASRPRSRPVGVRLNSPTKLNRFLHHPQAGVGGLPLSGIPVPAAHLEQRFSDGRTYGHLPAQFRLPERRMEASAEGRLQLENNGELMCGRAESSVSDPSASGEAGLGAPAKKRKAAKKGKVKLAEEEDTSPKRSRSTELKPKDEKNEGKSSNSKSPEPPKDYIHVRARRGQATDSHSLAERVRREKISQRMKLLQDLVPGCNKVTGKAVMLDEIINYVQSLQCQVEFLSMKLATVNPQLDFNNVASCLPKDMHQACGTMPNSVYSMETSEVPAPYINQPPQGDPMHCVLPNGMETQSSIDMLDLVYHHNLSTHHPFISGFESVSSQLGAFWEDDLQNVTHMDTGHD, encoded by the exons ATGTTCCGCGGTGGGCCGGAGCAGATGCTCGACCTGAACTGGAACCAGGGAGTGGAACCGACCGGTGGCCGCCTCGTGAACACGTCGGCCGACCCCGTTGCCTTCCACAAACTCGTGGGGGGAGAATTAGCCGGCGGCGATGCGGCGTCCCGGCCTCGATCACGCCCGGTGGGTGTTCGACTTAATTCCCCAACGAAACTCAATCGGTTCCTCCACCATCCGCAAGCCGGAGTAGGAGGCCTTCCTTTGTCAGGAATTCCGGTGCCGGCGGCGCATTTGGAGCAGCGGTTCTCTGACGGCAGGACGTATGGCCATCTCCCAGCCCAGTTTAGGCTGCCGGAGAGAAGAATGGAAGCTTCGGCAGAGGGCAGATTACAGTTGGAAAATAATGGTGAATTGATGTGTGGAAGGGCGGAATCCTCTGTGTCTGATCCATCTGCAAGTGGAGAAGCAGGTTTAGGGGCCCCTGCAAAGAAACGGAAAGCGGCTAAGAAAggcaaagtaaag TTGGCAGAGGAAGAGGATACAAGCCCAAAGCGAAGTCGATCGACGGAACTTAAACCAAAGGACGAGAAGAATGAAGGGAAAAGTAGTAATTCAAAGTCTCCTGAGCCTCCTAAGGATTACATCCATGTCAGGGCAAGAAGAGGTCAAGCAACAGATAGCCATAGCCTTGCTGAGAGG GTTAGAAGAGAGAAAATAAGCCAGAGGATGAAGTTGCTACAAGATCTTGTTCCTGGCTGCAACAAG GTTACCGGAAAGGCGGTCATGCTCGATGAGATTATCAACTACGTGCAGTCGTTACAGTGCCAAGTTGAG TTCCTATCTATGAAGCTGGCCACTGTGAATCCACAATTAGATTTCAACAATGTGGCAAGTTGCCTTCCTAAGGAT ATGCATCAAGCTTGCGGAACTATGCCAAACTCAGTTTACTCGATGGAGACTTCAGAGGTGCCGGCGCCATATATTAACCAACCTCCACAAGGAGATCCCATGCATTGTGTCTTGCCTAATGGCATGGAAACCCAGAGCTCGATCGATATGCTAGACTTGGTGTACCACCACAATCTCAGCACACACCACCCTTTCATTTCTGGATTTGAGAGTGTGTCGTCTCAG CTAGGTGCTTTCTGGGAGGATGATCTACAAAATGTTACTCACATGGACACAGGACACGACTAG